AAAGTTGAGATCATGGACTTCTTCCTTGGGTTTAATATCACAGAGGACAAGGTGTTTGTGCTGCGTGACCATAACGGTGCTGGAGTTGGAAAGGCGTTAGTTCTCTTCCGGTCTGAGGCAGAGGCTATGAGTGCACTCTCTCTCAATGGACAAAGGTTTCtcgggtcagaggtcacactgAAATGCATTTCACGTTCTCAGATGCGGCAGTTGGGTGTTGAGCCACCAGTGGTGCAAGAGCCAATTGTGCAAGAGCCAATGCCAAGAGAGGAGCGGTACTCAGGCAGGAGAAGCGAGGCATCCTATCGCCTTGGTGACACAGAGTACCCCGACTTTAGGATTTCTCGTGATGGTAATATACCAATGACCAATGCACAGGCTCACATCCACGGAGGCAGAGATTATGAGCCCCATGCAGGAGGCCCTCATGCTCCACAAGACAGAGGTAATGGCTTTCGTGGTGGCTTTGGTCCCTCAGTGCAACATTTTGACGGTCCCACTTGCGTAAAGCTGCTTAACTTACCATTCCAAATCAGAAGTGAAGAAATCTATGACTTTTGCTATGGATTTCGCATTATCCCTGGATCTGTCTCACTGCAGTATGACCAGAGAGGAAAATCTAAAGGCTCTGCAACTGCAGTATTTGAGTCCCGTCAGGAGGCGTTGACAGCAGTTGAGGAACTGAGTGGAAGACCAATAGGTCCAAGAAAAATACAgctattacttgagtaaaagtgacaTTGCCTTGCATGGCATCTAACATGCCCTAGCAGTGTAGGTTGGACATGTACAGTGTTGATTAAGGGATAAAATTgccttgtcttttcttttcttttttgattaCACAATACAATTGTGAATACCtggaatttagtttttttttttttttttattattaggtTATATAGTCTTTTGACTAAATATGGGGTTTGTATGCATTTTTTATCTTAAAGTGAAATACTAGATTTTTGGTTGACATTtcttacatttaatttacaatatAGTGTGGAATAATGTtgtgaaatgttattttttatataaaaatgcaTACCTTTTTGAATTGTTATAGTTGAATTGAATACGTTTTTCTTCACACATCTGTCACTTGCAGTGTAAACACATTTTGCTTGCCACATAAACCTTACTTATATAAAGTGCAGGTTAATCACTAATTAAAAGGAATCAGTTAGTGATAACTTTTAAGATTAGTTTAAATAGGATACCCTTAAGTGGTTATCTGTgggatatacagtatttgcctttttaaaaacaaaaaggtccAAGAGCAAGATTGTAAAACAAGATAATAGGACAAGTGACCACTGTGAGATCTGTAATATgtatttcaaattaaaaaacTTGTAAACTTTCTAAATTTGAAGTACTGGTGTGGATGTCTTAATAATTATCTCATAGGCCGCAGTGTGTTAAAGTTAAACCCAGATGATATGTTTGAgggtaattgtaaatcatacagtGTCACAGAAAGAATAATACTCAGTAACCGTAATACAGCATGCTTTCTGccacacagcatcattttgtaATTGATAACATGTCACttacaacacacaatacagtagAGACCTAATTTATTGATGCATTTCGATATCGATCAATCCAGCTTGATATGTGCTACGTTGACGAGAGGCTAATGCTtggtgtatatatctatgggtgGGGGACGTTATAAGGTTAGCCtacaaccatagacagtatataagcatcgacataaaagaaaaaaaaagttaaacatcATTTTAGGTTTGAGGGACAGAACGACTTCCGGTTCAACCGGGACCGAGGAGTCTTTGGTGATGGGATGTGATCAGGATGTGATGACACCATAGGATGACACCGGCAGGCGATCCTCCAACGCCAATAAAcatagtagaagaagaagaagttaagCAGACAGAATATCACGCCGAGGGAACTTTTTGAAACAGGTGAATATTTTAACATAaaacgtctcttttttttttttaagtctacCGGCTACATCGGTAACTCATTACTTACCGGTATAAGTTATTACGCCAATGCTGCAAGCTAGAATTATGGATTCGCAGAGTTCGAACGTATGCATGTCATCTAATCGCTTcacgttttattttgtttcgtTAATGTTATAATGCGAGATCATATACAATCGTTAGACGCAGTCCCGACCGTTAAATAAACGGATTCGTAAAACAACCGCTTATGATGCACCGTTATCATACAGACCATGGTAACACAGATGTCTGCCATGGACACTGATGGGCAACAAGAATGTTCCCAGTAACGTTACCTGGTTGGTTTCCAAAGTTGCTTCTTTCATGAAGGTAGAAAGATTTCGACAGTTTTCGACAACTTTTTTTCACCGACATGTATTTATGTTAAGCTTGCTTACAATTAACCTAAAGCTAATAGGGCCAATTTAAATCGTTTTTGTTGAATTGCTCACGTTAGCTGTTTTGCTACACTCAACCTGGGACAATCCCTGGTCAGTGTTAAGCTCGTTTCCTAGTATTTCTTATTTCTAAATAAGTTAGGTTAAGGACACTGTCAAATGATGCAGGATACTTGATctagctaataataataataatagaaaccTATTATATACCTGTCTGCTATGAATTGGGAAAGATCAGTTGAAGCCTGACATctgaatagacctttttcacggcagacatgttgacatgttatagtaggaaaagcacaagtgtattcaaaaccattaatgatggctgaattccacttaggagaggccctgatattgttcatgctgactcactgaaacagcttactgggacacttgatggaattgagccatcgttaaggttatcaatttcagctgtgctcttcctactatgacaagtcaaaatgtctgctgtgaaaaaggtccatagtaACGTTATACATGCCACTTGAGTAAAAGAGTTGTGCCACTATTCCTGACATACAGCCAGTGGCTGTGACCCACTTCAGGACCCCTAATGGTCTGCAAACACCACTTTACAAAGCACTGATTTATAATATATTGAAACATTAGTAATGCCTGTAGTAATCCAACACGGATCAGTATAAATGTGATGAACACGCCTTGTAGAGTGTAGtggatttaaaacatgtttgaacCTCACTGACACTAGATGGAGGTATCAAGAAGAAGGATCCTCCAAAAACATCTGGAGCCTGCAAGACCCCTGCGCCGCTGCATTCATGTTGACAGTGGTAAGCAGTCTGCACCAGTTGGTCAAACTTATAGGAATATCAAAGTTTTTGTATTGTGTTCATATATAATGACATGCTCTTATAATATTGTATTACTTAATTTAGAGCCCATAATAAATGCTGCTACATGTGGACAGGCActgatggaggaagaggatgaagagGTAAAGAAATCCCAAAGAAGACAATATTTAAGGGTTGCAATTTACAATTATATTCCGTATCAATTATTCTGTTGATcattttttaatcatttgtaaaatgtaaaaattacataaaaacaaaagctgCAAATCACTGAGGTGTATCACATTTGAAACTTTGAAACCAGACAATGTTTGGCATGCTTGATAGATGACACAAATTActtattaattaaaaacaattactgtatatggattatcaaaattgttgctggttaattttctttagatcgactaatcatttcagctcttcAGTATTTTAGTGTGATTCACactttgcatttttctttaattaaaataactttaaaTAAACCATTTGCCTGTTAAGCAGTTTATTTAGGCaacattaaagctttagtgtgtaactttttgatattaatgaacgtccgttacattcaagccattgccaaatgagttgatgcaAAGCTAATCAAGACTATCATCtctacacaactctctctgtatttctcagtatggctatgttcagaagattatgTCGTACGGTGACTTTCGCGcccagaaactcgagtgaagataattccctcttctgaagagtccatgttttttttaatcctccgtgtcatccttggctactagcaactgcgttgGCGATGGGTGGGGGAGCGTGCGCAATTacataaggcttgtatcatgtggacgcgccaacagtgttgttgtcattaattagaattcttcatgggggagacagaaactacgcactatagctttacaTTTTCTAAAACTATTCTAATGTTCTTCTAATGTTATGCTTAATAGGCAAATATTGGCATAGAGCAGTTCTACAGGATTGTCAACCTCCACAAACAGAAAGAAGGTAAGACACAAAGTGTTATTGTATGCATTTCTGTTCTGAGGTTGTTTTTTCCCATATTTTTTATCTACAGTATGGGTTTGGCAAAATGCCACTGCATTGACAGAATATCAACCTActtttgcctttattttgatttgCCTGATTTGAACTCTTGTCATGttgattttaatatatatattttcatagGCAGAATATCTTACACAAGAGAATTTTTAATTGGTCTGGCAAGTTCTCCTGAGGCCAGGAAGAAACCGAAATTCTTGCCAGAGCACCCCATAGTGCTAATGGAGGCAGTAAGTTGGGTGTTGGTATTCAATTTTATGCTGGTATCCTCTCTAAATAACAGTGTGCTGTTTGGATTAAATAATGTTCGTATACTATCTTAACAGAGAGATCTTGGGCACCTAAGGCTTCATGAAATGAGATGGAATGGGGGAAAAGAAGACATGTGAGTTTAATTTCATCAAATTAACTCTCGTGAACAGTCTAGATTATGATTTGAATTGAAtgcatttattaataataataataatatatttttttaatgtatattaGCCCTGACTCATTACTGGTTTTACTGTAtgatttactattgctgttggGTTCAGTGTGGTATcttcattaaaattaaaaggTATATACATTactgtgtaaatatatattttctgtttttagggACGAAGAAAGGCTTCACTCGCCTTAAGACATTTGCACAGGTGTTCACTTCCcaaagagtgttttttttttttttttgctgagaaATTAGTGAATTTAATTTAACTTGTGACATTTAAATTTGCATGTTATATTTGTTTGAGATTGATAACAGTTTGCAGTGAAATTGCACAAAGTAATAATACTAAACACCACTTATGTGCTTAAGTATGAGTATTGCATGTTTACATTTTCTACTGTAAGATTTTGGCTGGAGTGAAGTATTtaaattttgtaaaaaataaacctAGACATAAGAACATTAACGGCTGTTCGTCAGATGTGGTGGTAATGTTTTGCTTAAAGAAACTGGGTAATGCAGACTCATCATCACTTATATTAGTCATAAAACAAACCCTACCTGCAGTGACAGCGGTCAAAATGATGTTTGTCATCAGCTGTATTAGCTGGGATTACATCAGAATTGTAATTTAACGTGTCTTACTAAATATGTTAACTTCTCTTATAAAGGAAAGTTTGACCAAACAattttgtgttgacattttctttcttgcATGTAATTCAAactttttatgtttatattaacaatgtatcaaatgactatgtgtaatgtgaaagataCTGGTCAACAAACATTAACACAGGGAAACAACTTTTTAGTATATTTCACAAAACTTTGCTCATATCATCCCCATTTTCAGCCTCAGCTGGCAGCTGTTTTCACCAGAAAAAGCTCTAATAAACACACTACActctacctgcccagcaccgaACGGCTGACAAAGTTTGTGAATAGCTGTCGAAGATTTCCCCTCAGGGGTTGGTGAAGACCAAAACGGAGCATAAATGAGTGAATATTGTGCCTAAATCCATCAGGATGTATAAATAGACAGCTGTTTGCTAACACATTCAAAATCTATTAATGCAGATTTAATTGCAACAGCATTAAACCTTGTATTCTACTTTATATGTGAACTGACATGGCCTCTCTCTCCACAAGAATAGATACATTTGCTAGATTTATCACATTATACTCAACATAACTACAAATCAATTTTTCCACATGATCAAGcactcacctttttttttatatgcagcAAATGAAAGGGAGATACATATTCCACACTGCAGGTATTTCAAAATGTGGAACCACCGTAATGTATCGAAGGCACTTAATATCAGGTAAACTGactttattttaagtttttcaGTCATTAAAGACCAGCTAATAAGCAAAGTGTTGAGTTAAACAGTCCTTAAATTAAGGTCAGTATTCTATTTAAGATATTTCACATCATTCTTTAAAAGTACCTGAATACACCTGTAGCATATAACAGAAAAGGAGCCTAGTGAGTTACTCCCTTGTTCTGATGGGTTTGAGGAGGGTTCTATGTGGAGGTTATTAGCCTATCACTGTCCTCAAAATATAATCAAAGTGTATTATGAAGCTGCCAGAAATCATTTGGCAACATAGGCGGTTTTTACAACACGCTGTGGGTTTCCATGCGGACATCGGTGAATGTGGTAGGCCTAACTCCACGTCTGCTCTATTTGTCACCTTTGTT
The DNA window shown above is from Perca fluviatilis chromosome 7, GENO_Pfluv_1.0, whole genome shotgun sequence and carries:
- the gra gene encoding uncharacterized protein C8orf88 homolog gives rise to the protein MGNKNVPSNVTWLVSKVASFMKMEVSRRRILQKHLEPARPLRRCIHVDSEPIINAATCGQALMEEEDEEANIGIEQFYRIVNLHKQKEGRISYTREFLIGLASSPEARKKPKFLPEHPIVLMEARDLGHLRLHEMRWNGGKEDMDEERLHSP